A segment of the Catenuloplanes nepalensis genome:
CCCGGAGCGCGAGGTGGAGACCGCCGACCTGCAGCGGCAGGTCGCCGACGCCAGTGGCCTGCGCCTGCCGGACGGCATGTTCGAGCAGCTCACCGGCGTGCGGCGACGCCGGATCGCGGCCGGCGACGAGTACGCGTCCACGCTCGCGGTCGCGGCCGCCCGGCGCGTGCTCGACGACGCCGGCCTGGACCCGCTCGACGTCGACGTGCTGCTCTTCGCGTCCGCCAGCCGGGACATGGCCGAGCCGGCCACCGCGCACGTCGTGCAGGCCGAACTCGGCTCGCGCGCGCACGCGCTCGACGTGACCAACGCGTGCAACAGCTTCATCAACGGCATCGACCTGGCCCGGTCGCTGATCATCGCGGGGCGGGCCGGGCGCGTGCTGGTCGTCACCGGCGAGACGCCGACCCGCGCGATGCGCACCACGCTCACCGGCGGCATGCAGGCGGTCCGGGACGCGTTCGCCGGATACACGTTCGGCGACGGCGGCGCCGCGGTGCTGGTCGAGCCGGTCGGCAGCGGCGGCATCCTGGACATCGACACGGAGACGCACTCGGAGCACTGGCGGGTCGGCGGGATTCCCGGCGGCGGATCGCGGCTGCCGCGCGGCGACGAGCACACCTACTTCAGCGGCGAGGGGCACACGCTGCGCGCGGTCTTCGAGAAGATCGGCGCCGGCATCATCGAGCGCGTCGCCGCCCGCACCGGCCTGGACTGGGACGACTACCGGCACGTGCTCGTCCACCAGGTCACCGGGCCGTACCTCGCCCGGTTCGTGGAGATCACCGGTGTGCCCGAGTCGAAGCTGGTGCCCACGCTGCCGTCGCTGGGAAACCTGGCGAGCGCCAGTCTCGGCGTGCAGCTGACGCGGGTCTTCCCCGGCCTCCGCTCCGGCGACCGAATACTGCTCGTCGGCCTCGGCGGCGGCGTCAGCATGATGACCATGGTCTGGGAGAAGGCCTGATGCTCGACCGGCTGCGCACCG
Coding sequences within it:
- a CDS encoding 3-oxoacyl-ACP synthase III family protein, whose amino-acid sequence is MIMTRVGITAAASALPEREVETADLQRQVADASGLRLPDGMFEQLTGVRRRRIAAGDEYASTLAVAAARRVLDDAGLDPLDVDVLLFASASRDMAEPATAHVVQAELGSRAHALDVTNACNSFINGIDLARSLIIAGRAGRVLVVTGETPTRAMRTTLTGGMQAVRDAFAGYTFGDGGAAVLVEPVGSGGILDIDTETHSEHWRVGGIPGGGSRLPRGDEHTYFSGEGHTLRAVFEKIGAGIIERVAARTGLDWDDYRHVLVHQVTGPYLARFVEITGVPESKLVPTLPSLGNLASASLGVQLTRVFPGLRSGDRILLVGLGGGVSMMTMVWEKA